A single region of the Catenulispora sp. MAP5-51 genome encodes:
- a CDS encoding OsmC family peroxiredoxin — protein sequence MATTRKADTHWEGSLLDGKGNVTLASSHSGTFDVTWASRATEAAEQTSPEELIAAAHATCYSMALSHGLAGAGTPPRSVDTHAEVDFQPGEGITGIRLVVRADVPGLSAEDFQTAAETAKANCPVSKALAGVPSITLDAALV from the coding sequence ATGGCGACTACGCGCAAGGCCGACACGCACTGGGAGGGCAGCCTCCTCGACGGCAAGGGCAACGTCACGCTGGCCTCGTCGCACAGCGGCACCTTCGATGTGACCTGGGCGTCGCGCGCCACCGAGGCGGCGGAGCAGACCAGCCCCGAAGAGCTGATCGCCGCCGCCCACGCCACCTGCTACTCGATGGCGCTGTCGCACGGCCTGGCCGGCGCCGGCACGCCGCCGCGCAGCGTCGACACCCACGCCGAGGTCGACTTCCAGCCCGGCGAGGGCATCACCGGCATCCGGCTCGTGGTCCGCGCCGACGTGCCGGGCCTGAGCGCCGAGGACTTCCAGACCGCCGCCGAGACCGCCAAGGCGAACTGCCCGGTGTCCAAGGCGCTGGCCGGCGTCCCGTCGATCACGCTGGACGCCGCGCTCGTCTGA
- a CDS encoding N-acetylglucosamine kinase, which produces MGVTRAAVLAIDGGNSKTEVALAAADGTILACVQVGGFTPHLDGMAGAVSAAGQGVALIRAELGLAADEPLAELLAAYVAGADFPVEVEALTAEFAARGWAERTIVDNDSFALMRSGTSRPWGVAVVCGAGMNCVGIAPDGTHARFPAIGIVSGDWGGGPGIGETAHWYAVRAEDGRGAPTVLRKAVAEYFGCASMAELVESIHFGRISDDRFGELAPLIFEVAGLGDEVALSIVERLADEVCAFAFAAMGRLELMDSEVEVVLGGGVLRARQPLLTAGIERRFAARAPRAVLTVATERPIHGAVLLGLDELARR; this is translated from the coding sequence GTGGGCGTGACCCGGGCGGCCGTCCTGGCGATCGACGGCGGGAACAGCAAGACCGAGGTGGCACTGGCGGCGGCGGACGGCACCATCCTGGCCTGCGTGCAGGTGGGCGGTTTCACGCCGCACCTGGACGGCATGGCCGGGGCGGTCTCGGCGGCCGGGCAGGGCGTGGCGCTGATCCGCGCCGAGCTCGGCCTGGCCGCGGACGAGCCGCTGGCCGAGCTGCTGGCCGCCTACGTCGCCGGGGCGGACTTCCCGGTCGAGGTCGAGGCGCTGACCGCGGAGTTCGCCGCGCGCGGCTGGGCCGAGCGCACGATCGTCGACAACGACTCGTTCGCGCTGATGCGCTCGGGGACGTCGCGGCCCTGGGGTGTGGCCGTGGTCTGCGGGGCGGGCATGAACTGCGTCGGCATCGCGCCGGACGGCACGCACGCGCGCTTCCCGGCGATAGGCATCGTCTCCGGGGACTGGGGCGGCGGGCCGGGCATCGGCGAGACCGCGCACTGGTACGCGGTGCGCGCCGAAGACGGACGCGGCGCGCCGACCGTGCTGCGCAAGGCCGTGGCCGAGTACTTCGGATGCGCGTCGATGGCCGAGCTCGTGGAGTCGATCCACTTCGGGCGGATCTCCGACGACCGATTCGGAGAGCTGGCGCCGCTGATCTTCGAGGTCGCCGGGCTCGGCGACGAGGTGGCGCTGTCGATCGTGGAGCGGCTGGCCGACGAGGTGTGCGCGTTCGCGTTCGCCGCGATGGGCCGGCTGGAGCTGATGGACTCCGAGGTGGAGGTGGTGCTCGGCGGCGGGGTGCTGCGGGCGCGGCAGCCGCTGCTGACGGCCGGGATCGAGCGGCGCTTCGCCGCTCGGGCGCCGCGGGCGGTGCTCACCGTGGCGACCGAGCGGCCGATCCACGGGGCGGTGCTGCTGGGGCTGGACGAGCTGGCCCGGCGCTAG
- a CDS encoding 6-phospho-beta-glucosidase: protein MKLAVVGGGSTYTPELVDGFARLRDTLPLTELALIDPAADRVELIGGLARRIFAKQGHPGVVTTHTELESGVEGADAVLIQLRVGGQAIRNVDESFPLEFCCVGQETTGAGGFAKALRTVPVVLDIAERVRRIAPQAWIIDFTNPVGIVTRALLDAGHRAVGLCNVAIGFQRRAAAHLGVEPSRIKLDHVGLNHLTWERGFYLDGEDFLPKYLGESLEEIAHDIELPAELIGRLNAIPSYYLRYFYAHDIVVKEQIDLVAKGENRAKAVAAVEAELLAQYADPTLDTKPEALTKRGGAFYSEAAVELLASLHGDLGEELVVNVRNAGTFPFLADDAVIEVPAIVDASGVRPAPLRAPIEPLYRGLIGHVSAYEELAVEAAIKGGVERVRTALLAHPLVGQADLADKLADSLVAKNRDFLPWA, encoded by the coding sequence ATGAAACTTGCCGTTGTGGGCGGCGGGTCGACGTACACCCCGGAGCTGGTGGACGGTTTCGCGCGGCTGCGCGACACGCTGCCGCTCACCGAGCTCGCGCTGATCGATCCGGCCGCGGACCGGGTGGAGCTGATCGGCGGCCTGGCCCGCCGCATCTTCGCCAAACAGGGGCACCCGGGTGTCGTCACCACGCACACCGAGCTGGAATCCGGTGTCGAGGGCGCGGACGCGGTACTGATCCAGCTGCGGGTCGGCGGGCAGGCGATCCGGAACGTGGACGAGAGCTTCCCGCTGGAGTTCTGCTGCGTCGGCCAGGAGACCACCGGCGCCGGCGGCTTCGCCAAGGCGCTGCGGACCGTCCCGGTGGTGCTGGACATCGCCGAGCGGGTCCGGCGAATAGCACCGCAGGCCTGGATCATCGACTTCACCAACCCGGTCGGCATCGTCACCCGCGCCCTGCTGGACGCCGGGCACCGCGCGGTCGGGCTGTGCAACGTGGCCATCGGCTTCCAGCGCCGCGCGGCCGCGCACCTGGGGGTGGAGCCCTCGCGGATCAAGCTCGACCACGTCGGCCTGAACCACCTGACCTGGGAGCGCGGCTTCTACCTGGACGGCGAGGACTTCCTGCCGAAGTACCTCGGCGAGTCGCTGGAGGAGATCGCGCACGACATCGAGCTGCCGGCCGAGCTGATCGGCAGGCTGAACGCGATCCCGTCCTACTACCTGCGCTACTTCTACGCCCACGACATCGTGGTCAAGGAGCAGATCGACCTGGTCGCCAAGGGCGAGAACCGGGCCAAGGCGGTCGCGGCGGTGGAGGCCGAACTGCTCGCGCAGTACGCGGACCCGACGCTGGACACCAAGCCGGAGGCGCTGACCAAGCGCGGCGGCGCGTTCTACTCCGAGGCCGCGGTCGAGCTGCTGGCGTCCCTGCACGGCGACCTCGGCGAAGAGCTGGTGGTCAACGTCCGCAACGCCGGCACCTTCCCCTTCCTGGCCGACGACGCGGTGATCGAGGTCCCCGCCATCGTCGACGCCTCCGGGGTGCGCCCGGCGCCGCTGCGCGCGCCGATCGAGCCCTTGTACCGGGGTCTGATCGGACACGTTTCCGCCTACGAGGAGCTGGCCGTGGAGGCCGCGATCAAGGGCGGCGTGGAGCGGGTCCGCACGGCGCTGCTCGCGCACCCGCTGGTCGGTCAGGCGGACCTGGCGGACAAGCTGGCCGACTCGCTGGTCGCCAAGAACCGCGACTTCCTGCCGTGGGCGTGA